In a single window of the Aminomonas paucivorans DSM 12260 genome:
- the kdsB gene encoding 3-deoxy-manno-octulosonate cytidylyltransferase, with protein MKTLAVIPARYGSTRLPGKALLPVGGVPLVVRVLRQVLRCRRMDRVVVATDDRRIAEAVEAEGREALLTPSDLPTGGDRVAYVARRTPDYDLVLNVQVDDPLVGPDLIDPLVEALERDPSSQLAVLAKRIDREEEIDSPHVVKVVFDQNGRALYFSRSRIPYPRTEHRDWYKHIGPYAYRRAFLLEFASWEPTPLERAESLEMLRVLERGHAIRCVPVERDTIEIDTPEDVRALEEYLAREGDEVRG; from the coding sequence ATGAAGACCCTTGCGGTCATTCCCGCCCGCTACGGCAGCACCCGACTGCCGGGCAAGGCGTTGCTTCCCGTGGGAGGCGTTCCCCTGGTGGTCCGGGTGCTGCGGCAGGTGCTCCGGTGCCGCCGGATGGACCGGGTGGTGGTGGCCACGGACGACCGGCGGATCGCCGAGGCCGTGGAGGCGGAGGGGCGCGAGGCCCTCCTGACCCCCTCGGATCTCCCCACGGGGGGGGACCGGGTGGCCTACGTGGCCCGTCGGACCCCGGACTACGACCTGGTGCTGAACGTGCAGGTGGACGACCCCCTGGTGGGGCCGGACCTCATCGACCCCCTGGTGGAGGCCCTGGAGAGGGATCCCTCCTCCCAGCTGGCGGTGCTGGCCAAACGCATCGACCGGGAGGAGGAGATCGACTCCCCCCACGTGGTGAAGGTGGTGTTCGACCAGAACGGCCGGGCCCTGTACTTCAGCCGGTCCCGCATCCCCTACCCCCGGACGGAGCACCGGGACTGGTACAAGCACATCGGTCCCTACGCCTACCGGAGGGCCTTCCTCCTGGAGTTCGCCTCCTGGGAACCCACCCCCCTGGAGCGGGCGGAGAGCCTGGAGATGCTTCGGGTCCTGGAGAGGGGACACGCCATCCGGTGCGTCCCCGTGGAGCGGGACACCATCGAGATCGACACGCCCGAGGACGTGCGGGCGTTGGAAGAGTACCTGGCCCGGGAAGGGGACGAAGTGAGGGGATGA
- the lpxB gene encoding lipid-A-disaccharide synthase codes for MSLFVSCGEVSGDQYAGNLLEALAAGGASLSPWGMGGASCHRAGMEVLWSMEALQLMGVVEVLSHLPRLFRLREELVREVLRRSPRGVVLVDSPDFHLPLARRLRASGYRGPIVNLVPPTVWAWRRGRVRTLRSCMTLCLPLFPFEHAFLTSQGCVSAFRGHPLLDEVEGSSPGEGNRQVAFLPGSRSGEVRRLLPPFLEAAGILGSRGYRPVFSSAPGLREEVRRDLSCRAEAAGFEVCPASGRELLARSACGVLASGTATLEALLLRRPMVVAYAAHPLSMGLARWLVRVPFCALPNLLAGKALFPEFLQTAVTGPALAEAARGFLEAPEGRRRELDEEMDRLRGRLGERGVYPFWAERVAEAVAA; via the coding sequence GTGTCCCTCTTTGTGAGCTGCGGGGAGGTGTCCGGGGACCAGTACGCCGGGAACCTCCTGGAGGCTCTCGCGGCGGGAGGGGCCTCCCTGTCCCCCTGGGGTATGGGGGGGGCTTCGTGCCACCGGGCGGGAATGGAGGTCCTCTGGTCCATGGAGGCCCTCCAGCTCATGGGGGTGGTGGAGGTGCTCTCCCACCTCCCCCGGCTGTTCCGGCTTCGGGAGGAACTGGTCCGGGAGGTGCTCCGCCGCTCCCCCCGGGGGGTGGTGCTGGTGGACAGCCCGGACTTCCACCTGCCCCTGGCCCGCAGGCTTCGGGCGTCGGGGTACCGAGGCCCCATCGTGAACCTGGTGCCTCCCACCGTGTGGGCCTGGAGGCGGGGGCGGGTCCGTACCCTCCGAAGCTGCATGACCCTGTGCCTCCCCCTGTTTCCCTTCGAACACGCCTTCCTGACCTCCCAGGGCTGTGTCTCCGCGTTCCGGGGGCACCCCCTCCTGGACGAAGTGGAAGGTTCTTCCCCCGGCGAGGGGAACCGGCAGGTGGCGTTTCTACCGGGCAGCCGGTCCGGGGAGGTTCGGCGTCTCCTTCCCCCCTTTCTGGAGGCGGCGGGGATCCTGGGTTCCCGAGGGTACCGCCCCGTCTTCTCCTCCGCCCCGGGGCTGAGGGAGGAGGTGCGCCGCGACCTGTCCTGCCGGGCCGAGGCGGCGGGGTTCGAGGTCTGTCCCGCCTCGGGGCGGGAGCTTCTGGCCCGGTCGGCCTGCGGGGTGCTGGCCAGCGGCACCGCCACCCTGGAGGCCCTGCTCCTGCGCCGTCCCATGGTGGTGGCCTACGCGGCCCACCCCCTTTCCATGGGTCTGGCCCGGTGGCTGGTGCGGGTGCCCTTCTGTGCCCTCCCCAACCTCCTGGCGGGAAAGGCCCTCTTCCCGGAGTTCCTCCAGACCGCCGTGACCGGCCCGGCCCTGGCGGAGGCGGCCCGGGGCTTCCTGGAAGCCCCGGAGGGGCGGCGCCGGGAGCTGGACGAGGAGATGGACCGGCTCCGCGGCCGCTTGGGAGAGCGGGGGGTCTACCCCTTCTGGGCGGAGCGGGTGGCGGAGGCGGTGGCGGCATGA
- the lpxK gene encoding tetraacyldisaccharide 4'-kinase, with product MGRLLRSYLDYARGQSGRFSPWSVSLPLDWLARGWVRCRNGAFDRGILEQVEPPLPVVSVGNISLGGTNKTPMVEYLARHLLEAGVSVGVVSRGYSGASPGPLEVGRGDVPRELAGDEPLMLARMLPRARVLVCRDRLAGVRRLAQLGAEAVVADDAFQHRRLGRDVDLVLVDATCPFGNGRLLPAGLLREPLSSLERADLVVVTKSDQVSPEEQENLRRTLSKWVAADRLFFAEIRLLGWRTFLSYPQEVSGQAPPPGARVVVFSAIGNPESLHRLVRRQGLEAADQVVFRDHHRFSEGDLADLRDRARELGAQGLVCTEKDLFNLPGGGSPGLPLWVPRIGVALREETRFWERFLEILRPRLLVASNGYGEDAIGVLLARKLRDRFPEAQVSAFALVGRGTPYIAEGFPVLSPPSELPSGGVIKYSLRAFLKDLRHGLPQDILRQLRAWRGTRGGRTPLCVGDVYLLLHALWGQGVTPALVATAKTVFLSGHWRAERWFLRHRCRRVWARDEETAEELRRSGVDARFRGNPIMDLTADPVPGGSPWTEGEGSRRVLLLPGSRQQAYGDTGLLLEVARRLHREEPTRFVLVPAPTLDLDRLMGEQRDWTWRPEASLLSCGDLEVRVFSGSLADAARGAEVLLGLGGTANQVCAGLGVPVVSLDDRGKQVQKKLLQDAEVLVPRDPEALAGAVRGVLTTPELRHRMIETGIRRLGGPGALDDVVAFAARDLGWGARCTLWSKLAGRAAGPPDGSIREGDERP from the coding sequence ATGGGCCGTCTGCTTCGTAGTTACCTGGACTACGCCCGGGGACAGAGCGGTCGGTTCAGCCCCTGGAGCGTGTCCCTTCCCCTGGACTGGCTGGCCCGAGGCTGGGTGCGCTGCCGCAACGGGGCCTTCGACCGGGGCATCCTGGAGCAGGTGGAACCCCCCCTCCCCGTGGTGAGCGTGGGGAACATCAGCCTGGGGGGGACCAACAAGACCCCCATGGTGGAGTACCTGGCCCGGCATCTCCTGGAGGCGGGGGTCTCCGTGGGGGTGGTGAGCCGGGGCTATTCCGGCGCGAGCCCGGGACCCCTGGAGGTGGGCCGGGGAGACGTCCCCCGGGAGCTGGCGGGGGACGAGCCCCTGATGCTGGCTCGCATGCTCCCCCGGGCGCGGGTCCTGGTGTGCCGGGACCGGCTGGCGGGGGTGCGCCGCCTGGCGCAGCTGGGAGCGGAAGCGGTGGTGGCGGACGACGCCTTCCAACACCGCCGGTTGGGGCGGGACGTGGACCTGGTGCTGGTGGACGCCACCTGTCCCTTCGGCAACGGCCGCCTGCTCCCCGCAGGGCTGCTTCGGGAGCCCCTTTCCTCCCTGGAGCGGGCGGACCTGGTGGTGGTCACCAAGAGCGATCAGGTCTCCCCGGAGGAGCAGGAGAACCTGCGCCGGACCCTGTCCAAGTGGGTGGCGGCGGACCGGCTCTTCTTCGCGGAGATCCGTCTCCTGGGCTGGCGGACCTTTCTCTCCTACCCCCAGGAGGTTTCGGGGCAGGCCCCCCCTCCCGGTGCCCGGGTGGTGGTGTTTTCCGCCATCGGCAACCCCGAGAGCCTGCACCGGCTGGTGCGCCGCCAGGGACTGGAGGCGGCGGACCAGGTGGTCTTCCGGGACCACCACCGTTTCTCCGAGGGGGATCTGGCGGATCTGCGGGACCGGGCCCGGGAGCTGGGGGCCCAAGGCCTGGTGTGTACGGAGAAGGACCTCTTCAACCTCCCCGGAGGGGGATCGCCGGGCCTTCCCCTCTGGGTGCCCCGGATCGGGGTGGCCCTTCGGGAGGAGACCCGGTTCTGGGAGCGGTTCCTGGAGATCCTCCGACCCCGCCTCCTGGTGGCCTCCAACGGCTACGGGGAGGACGCCATCGGGGTCCTCCTGGCCCGCAAGCTCCGGGACCGTTTCCCGGAGGCCCAGGTATCCGCCTTTGCCCTGGTGGGCCGAGGAACCCCCTACATCGCCGAGGGGTTCCCGGTGCTTTCCCCTCCCTCGGAGCTTCCCAGCGGGGGGGTCATCAAGTACAGCCTCAGGGCTTTTCTGAAGGACCTGCGCCACGGCCTCCCCCAGGACATTCTCCGGCAGCTTCGGGCCTGGCGGGGGACCCGGGGCGGCCGGACCCCCCTCTGCGTGGGGGACGTGTACCTTCTCCTCCATGCCCTTTGGGGACAGGGGGTCACCCCTGCCCTGGTGGCCACCGCCAAGACGGTGTTCCTAAGCGGACACTGGCGGGCGGAGCGCTGGTTTCTGCGACATCGCTGCCGCCGCGTCTGGGCCCGGGACGAGGAGACGGCGGAGGAACTGCGCCGCAGCGGCGTGGACGCCCGTTTCCGGGGCAACCCCATCATGGACCTGACGGCGGACCCGGTTCCCGGGGGGTCTCCCTGGACGGAGGGGGAGGGATCGCGTCGGGTCCTGCTGCTGCCGGGCAGCCGCCAGCAGGCCTACGGGGACACGGGGCTGCTTCTGGAGGTGGCCCGAAGGCTCCACCGGGAGGAGCCCACCCGGTTCGTCCTGGTCCCCGCCCCCACCCTGGACCTGGATCGGCTGATGGGAGAGCAGCGGGACTGGACCTGGAGGCCCGAGGCCTCCCTCCTGAGCTGCGGCGACCTGGAGGTTCGGGTCTTCTCCGGTTCCCTGGCCGACGCGGCCCGGGGAGCGGAGGTGCTCCTGGGGTTGGGGGGCACGGCCAACCAGGTCTGCGCCGGCCTGGGGGTTCCCGTGGTCTCCCTGGACGACCGGGGCAAGCAGGTGCAGAAGAAACTGCTCCAGGACGCGGAGGTGCTGGTCCCTCGGGACCCGGAGGCCCTGGCCGGGGCGGTGCGGGGCGTGTTGACCACCCCGGAGCTGCGCCATAGGATGATCGAGACGGGCATCCGACGTCTCGGGGGACCGGGAGCCCTGGACGACGTGGTGGCCTTCGCCGCCCGGGACCTGGGCTGGGGCGCCCGCTGCACCCTGTGGAGCAAGCTGGCCGGGAGGGCCGCCGGTCCCCCGGACGGATCGATCCGAGAAGGAGACGAGAGACCATGA
- a CDS encoding LpxI family protein has protein sequence MGNENSQTNETPPLEIALVAGEGTLPLEIARRLTDRGTPPVVYSLRENVGALSKFAWDVVVLSRLDLASTLADMKGRGIRRVLLAGVVPKTLLYQPAMLDAGARELVAGLAVRDDHSLLAALVQAFERLDLRVEGYRHLIEDLMAPSGEFAGRPLSEEERADVAYGMEVARVLLPLSFGQTVVVHRRSVVAVEAMEGTDAALLRAGSLCKGGTVVKMMRVDQDDRYDLPTVGPRTLHHMARAGLRCLAVEVGRTIVLEPEAFRETARAEGIAVTGVSPCPSL, from the coding sequence ATGGGAAACGAGAACAGCCAAACCAACGAAACCCCGCCCCTGGAAATCGCCCTGGTGGCGGGGGAGGGGACCCTTCCCCTGGAGATCGCCCGGCGGCTCACCGATCGTGGGACCCCGCCGGTGGTGTATTCCCTTCGGGAAAACGTGGGAGCCCTCTCCAAGTTCGCCTGGGATGTGGTGGTCCTCTCCCGCCTGGACCTGGCGAGCACCCTGGCGGACATGAAGGGCCGGGGCATCCGTCGGGTGCTCCTGGCGGGGGTGGTCCCCAAGACCCTCCTGTACCAACCCGCCATGCTGGACGCGGGAGCCCGGGAACTGGTGGCGGGCCTTGCGGTGCGGGACGACCACTCCCTGCTGGCTGCCCTGGTCCAGGCCTTCGAACGGCTGGACCTGAGGGTGGAGGGGTACCGGCACCTCATCGAGGACCTCATGGCCCCATCGGGGGAGTTCGCCGGACGTCCCCTCTCGGAGGAGGAGCGGGCCGACGTGGCCTACGGCATGGAGGTGGCTCGGGTCCTCCTTCCCCTCTCCTTCGGCCAGACCGTGGTGGTGCACCGGCGCAGCGTGGTGGCGGTGGAGGCCATGGAGGGCACCGACGCGGCCCTGCTGCGGGCTGGCTCCCTCTGCAAGGGGGGGACGGTGGTGAAGATGATGCGGGTCGACCAGGACGACCGCTACGACCTTCCCACGGTGGGTCCCAGGACGCTCCACCACATGGCCCGGGCGGGACTGCGCTGCCTGGCCGTGGAGGTGGGGCGCACCATCGTCCTGGAGCCCGAGGCGTTTCGGGAGACCGCCCGGGCGGAGGGGATCGCCGTGACGGGGGTGTCCCCGTGTCCCTCTTTGTGA
- a CDS encoding ABC transporter ATP-binding protein has protein sequence MSGSPVSLYRRLLVFLLPYRRRLAAGVGCMVATALFGVLPPWLIKNLVDDVLIRGDRHTLNLLIAGILSLYALKGVFGYGQIYLMTWVGQRVILDLRLALYDRTQRLPFSFLYARRVGELLSRITNDVTVLQELVSSVLVDLVVQGTTFLGILGFLLFLNWKLTLATFAVLPLAALVIDRASKRLRVVGHAIQEQLARVSAVAQEALSSVRVVRAFVTEDMEYRRFEQENRSHFKELMRGTQVRGALEGIVELVLMSALCLILWMGGRDVVARRISAGELIAFITYLGLLVQPIRILSKVVSRIQQALASAERVYEILDQPEDVPLPAVPRSPGRVRGGLRFEDLWFAYQDERYVLKGIDLEVRPGECVAVVGSTGAGKSTLVDLIPRFFDPTRGRVLVDGTDLRDLDLPAYRRQIGLVPQDPVLLRGTFAFNIAYGFPEADQEKVEEAARIAGIHDFVQGLPRGYRTEIGERGVTLSGGQRQRVAIARAVVRDPRILILDEATSSLDAEVEQQIQGALRKAMRGRTSFILAHRLSTIREADRILVLEGGHIVEQGTHEELSARDGRYAALLRFQFAEHGPSAS, from the coding sequence ATGAGCGGTTCCCCCGTGTCCCTCTACCGGCGTCTTCTGGTCTTCCTCCTGCCCTACCGGCGGCGTCTGGCAGCGGGGGTGGGGTGCATGGTGGCGACGGCCCTCTTCGGGGTGCTGCCCCCCTGGCTCATCAAGAACCTGGTGGACGACGTGCTCATCCGGGGGGATCGGCACACCCTCAACCTGCTCATCGCGGGGATCCTGTCCCTCTACGCCCTCAAGGGGGTCTTCGGCTACGGCCAGATCTACCTCATGACCTGGGTGGGGCAGCGGGTGATCCTGGACCTGCGCCTGGCCCTGTACGACCGGACCCAGCGCCTGCCCTTCTCCTTCCTCTACGCCCGCCGGGTGGGGGAACTCCTCTCCCGGATCACCAACGACGTGACGGTGCTCCAGGAGCTGGTCTCCTCGGTGCTGGTGGACCTGGTGGTGCAGGGCACCACCTTCCTGGGGATCCTGGGGTTCCTCTTGTTTCTGAACTGGAAGCTCACCCTGGCCACCTTTGCGGTGCTCCCCCTGGCGGCGCTGGTCATCGACCGGGCCTCCAAGCGCCTCCGGGTGGTGGGGCACGCCATCCAGGAGCAGCTTGCCCGGGTCTCCGCGGTGGCCCAGGAGGCCCTCTCCTCGGTGCGGGTGGTGCGGGCCTTCGTGACGGAGGACATGGAGTACCGGCGCTTCGAACAGGAAAACCGGTCCCACTTCAAGGAACTCATGAGGGGGACCCAGGTCCGGGGGGCCCTGGAGGGGATCGTGGAGCTGGTCCTCATGTCCGCCCTCTGTCTGATCCTCTGGATGGGGGGGCGGGACGTGGTGGCGAGGCGGATCTCCGCGGGGGAACTCATCGCCTTCATCACCTACCTGGGGCTGCTGGTGCAGCCCATCCGCATTCTGAGCAAGGTGGTCAGCCGCATCCAGCAGGCCCTGGCCTCGGCGGAACGGGTCTACGAGATTCTGGATCAGCCCGAGGACGTGCCCCTGCCCGCCGTGCCTCGATCCCCCGGGCGCGTCCGGGGAGGGCTGCGCTTCGAGGACCTGTGGTTCGCCTATCAGGACGAACGTTACGTCCTGAAGGGCATCGACCTGGAGGTCCGCCCGGGGGAGTGCGTCGCCGTGGTGGGGTCCACCGGGGCGGGGAAGTCCACCCTGGTGGACCTGATCCCCCGGTTCTTCGACCCCACCCGGGGGCGGGTCCTGGTGGACGGGACGGACCTGCGGGACCTGGACCTCCCGGCCTACCGACGGCAGATCGGCCTGGTGCCCCAGGATCCGGTGCTCCTGCGGGGTACCTTCGCCTTCAACATCGCCTACGGGTTTCCCGAGGCGGACCAGGAGAAGGTGGAGGAGGCCGCGCGGATCGCGGGGATCCACGATTTCGTGCAAGGGCTTCCCCGGGGCTACCGCACGGAGATCGGCGAGCGAGGGGTCACCCTGAGCGGCGGCCAGCGCCAGAGGGTGGCCATCGCTCGGGCGGTGGTGCGGGACCCGAGGATCCTGATCCTCGACGAGGCCACCTCCTCCCTGGATGCGGAGGTGGAGCAGCAGATCCAGGGGGCCCTCCGGAAGGCCATGAGGGGACGCACCTCCTTCATCCTCGCCCATCGCCTCTCCACCATCCGGGAGGCGGACCGGATCCTGGTGCTGGAGGGGGGACACATCGTGGAGCAGGGAACCCACGAGGAACTCAGCGCCCGAGACGGTCGCTACGCCGCCCTCCTTCGGTTCCAGTTCGCGGAACATGGGCCGTCTGCTTCGTAG
- a CDS encoding KpsF/GutQ family sugar-phosphate isomerase: MIATVRLPYERESAPLTDGELLAVGRKVLEEEANALLRAASTLGDPLVRAARCVAACSGRVVVSGLGKSGLIGRKIAATLSSLGTPAFFLHAAEGSHGDLGMVCREDVGLFLSNSGETREVLELVPFFRRLGAPLIAITGKEDSSLARVADIVLDSCVEREADPLGLAPTSSTTLQLALGDALAGMVTRLQGLVPEDFALFHPGGALGRRLLLRVGDLMGAEDRLPRVRTDATVREALFEITSKGYGATAVEDPQGFLRGVFTDGDLRRLLERRGPESLSLPVEQVMTPNPRTIEPGRLAVEALRLMERNEVSVLLAVDPQGRAVGILHLHEVLKAGVA, translated from the coding sequence GTGATCGCCACGGTGCGTCTGCCCTACGAGCGGGAGTCCGCCCCCTTGACGGACGGAGAGCTGCTAGCCGTGGGCCGCAAGGTCCTGGAGGAGGAGGCAAACGCCCTCCTGCGGGCCGCCTCGACCCTGGGAGACCCCCTGGTGCGGGCCGCCCGGTGCGTGGCCGCCTGCTCCGGTCGGGTGGTGGTCTCGGGGTTGGGCAAGTCGGGACTCATCGGCCGGAAGATCGCCGCCACCCTCTCGTCCCTGGGGACCCCGGCGTTCTTCCTCCACGCCGCCGAAGGCTCTCACGGAGACCTGGGCATGGTCTGCCGGGAAGACGTGGGGCTTTTCTTGAGCAACAGCGGGGAGACCCGGGAGGTACTGGAGCTGGTGCCCTTCTTCCGCCGCCTGGGGGCCCCCCTCATCGCCATCACCGGCAAGGAGGACTCCTCTCTGGCCCGGGTGGCGGACATCGTGCTGGATTCCTGCGTGGAGCGGGAGGCGGACCCCCTGGGCCTGGCTCCCACCAGCAGCACCACCCTCCAGCTGGCCCTGGGGGACGCCCTGGCGGGGATGGTGACCCGTCTTCAGGGCCTCGTGCCGGAGGACTTCGCCCTCTTCCACCCCGGGGGAGCCCTGGGACGGAGGCTGCTTCTGCGGGTGGGGGACCTCATGGGGGCGGAGGACCGACTTCCCCGGGTGCGCACCGACGCCACGGTGCGGGAGGCCCTCTTCGAGATCACCAGCAAGGGTTACGGGGCCACGGCGGTGGAGGACCCGCAGGGGTTCCTCCGGGGGGTCTTCACCGACGGGGACCTGCGCCGCCTTCTGGAAAGGCGGGGTCCCGAAAGCCTCTCCCTGCCGGTGGAGCAGGTCATGACCCCGAACCCCCGCACCATCGAACCGGGAAGGCTCGCCGTGGAGGCCCTGCGCCTCATGGAGAGGAACGAGGTCTCGGTGCTTCTGGCGGTGGACCCCCAGGGCCGGGCCGTGGGGATCCTGCACCTCCACGAGGTCCTCAAGGCGGGGGTGGCCTAG
- the kdsA gene encoding 3-deoxy-8-phosphooctulonate synthase, with protein sequence MRDVKVFEESGLVFGAGALTVFAGPCVLEDPEEALRIAETCQTLCRERGFGYAFKASFDKANRTSIHSFRGPGLEEGLKVLAGVRRRLGVPLLTDIHEAAQADPVAEVVQFLQIPAFLCRQTDLVVAAARTGRALNVKKAQFLAPEDMVPVVEKCREAGNERVLLCERGSVFGYHQLVVDFRSLSILRGLGCPVVFDGTHSVQSMGGLGSASGGDRRFVRPLVRAAVAAGVDALFLEVHPEPARAKSDGPNLVPLDALPRLLDEVKALHDVVRTLGPATLDWVG encoded by the coding sequence ATGAGGGACGTGAAGGTTTTCGAGGAAAGCGGGCTGGTCTTCGGGGCGGGGGCCCTGACGGTCTTCGCGGGACCCTGCGTTCTGGAGGATCCGGAAGAGGCCCTGCGCATCGCCGAGACCTGCCAGACCCTGTGCCGGGAACGGGGCTTCGGCTACGCCTTCAAGGCCTCCTTCGACAAGGCCAACCGGACCTCCATCCACAGCTTCCGGGGGCCGGGACTGGAAGAGGGGCTGAAGGTTCTGGCGGGGGTGCGCCGCCGCCTGGGGGTTCCCCTGCTGACGGACATCCACGAGGCCGCCCAGGCCGACCCGGTGGCGGAGGTGGTGCAGTTCCTCCAGATCCCCGCCTTCCTGTGCCGCCAGACCGATCTGGTGGTTGCCGCCGCCCGCACCGGCCGCGCCCTGAACGTGAAGAAGGCCCAGTTCCTGGCGCCGGAGGACATGGTTCCGGTGGTGGAGAAGTGCCGGGAGGCGGGCAACGAACGGGTGCTCCTCTGCGAGAGGGGCAGCGTCTTCGGCTACCACCAGCTGGTGGTGGACTTCCGCTCCTTGAGCATCCTCCGGGGGCTGGGGTGTCCCGTGGTGTTCGACGGGACCCACAGCGTCCAGTCCATGGGGGGACTGGGCAGCGCCAGCGGGGGGGATCGGCGCTTCGTCCGTCCCCTGGTGCGGGCCGCCGTGGCGGCGGGGGTGGACGCCCTCTTCCTGGAGGTGCACCCCGAGCCCGCCCGGGCCAAGAGCGACGGCCCCAACCTGGTGCCCCTGGACGCCCTGCCCCGGCTCCTGGATGAGGTGAAGGCCCTTCACGACGTGGTGCGGACCCTGGGGCCCGCGACCCTGGACTGGGTGGGGTGA
- a CDS encoding 3-deoxy-D-manno-octulosonic acid transferase, with protein MSLRRGLFRAASQGLFSAAGPWLRRRYAQGFPERTGRIEGPLSSSRRGKPLWVHAVSVGEVQAAYPFVLAARRDGYDGPLVLSTITETGRSMALRLLGDQLDRVLRYPWDAPSYVRRALDALDPWGYVTFETELWPVLLWELQDRGIPSFLANGRLSLRSWGRMTRTRRFWGDVLGALSACLVREEADAARFRDLGVSPDRLHVLGDCKVDALFQRRAASDPGEWRRLLGGAGPLLVAGSTHEGEEAAVCEAFSRVRRRVPGARLLWAPRHPQRAGACLERAREVGAASLFSQREADWTILVLDVVGVLFDLYGIADGAFVGGSLVPRGGQNLMEPAVWGVPILHGPHMEDFQSVATDLDREGLSREVRGTEDLEQGFLSVLEGGFFPHPGATERYFAPRIGAATRTWGVVKRLAGQDNGW; from the coding sequence ATGTCCCTGAGGCGTGGGCTCTTCCGGGCGGCCTCCCAGGGGCTCTTCTCCGCCGCCGGTCCCTGGTTGCGGCGGCGCTACGCCCAGGGGTTCCCGGAGCGCACGGGACGGATCGAGGGGCCACTGTCCTCTTCCCGGAGGGGAAAACCCTTGTGGGTGCACGCGGTCTCCGTGGGGGAGGTCCAGGCGGCCTACCCCTTCGTCCTGGCGGCCCGACGGGACGGCTACGACGGCCCCCTGGTGCTGTCCACCATCACCGAGACGGGGCGCTCCATGGCCCTGCGCCTCCTGGGGGACCAGCTGGATCGGGTGCTGCGCTATCCCTGGGACGCCCCCTCCTACGTGCGCCGGGCCCTGGACGCCCTGGACCCCTGGGGCTACGTCACCTTCGAGACGGAGCTGTGGCCGGTGCTCCTCTGGGAGCTTCAGGACCGGGGGATCCCCTCCTTCCTGGCCAACGGTCGCCTTTCCCTTCGCTCCTGGGGGCGCATGACCCGCACCCGCCGTTTCTGGGGGGACGTGCTGGGGGCCCTTTCCGCCTGCCTCGTCCGGGAGGAGGCGGACGCCGCCCGCTTCCGGGACCTGGGGGTTTCGCCGGACCGGCTCCACGTTTTGGGGGACTGCAAGGTGGACGCCCTCTTCCAGCGCCGGGCCGCCTCGGACCCCGGGGAGTGGAGGCGGCTCCTGGGGGGGGCGGGGCCCCTTCTGGTGGCGGGAAGCACCCACGAGGGAGAGGAGGCGGCGGTGTGCGAGGCCTTCTCCCGGGTGCGCCGTCGGGTCCCCGGTGCCCGGCTGCTCTGGGCGCCTCGACACCCCCAGAGGGCCGGAGCCTGTCTGGAGCGGGCCCGGGAGGTCGGCGCCGCTTCCCTGTTCTCCCAAAGGGAGGCGGACTGGACTATACTCGTTCTGGACGTGGTGGGGGTGCTCTTCGACCTCTACGGCATCGCCGACGGGGCCTTCGTGGGGGGCAGCCTGGTCCCCCGAGGGGGGCAGAACCTCATGGAGCCTGCGGTGTGGGGAGTACCCATCCTCCACGGTCCCCACATGGAGGATTTCCAGAGCGTCGCGACGGACCTGGACCGGGAGGGCCTGTCCCGGGAGGTCCGGGGGACGGAGGACCTGGAGCAGGGGTTCCTCTCCGTCCTGGAAGGGGGCTTCTTCCCCCATCCCGGAGCTACGGAGCGTTACTTCGCCCCGCGCATCGGGGCGGCGACCCGAACCTGGGGGGTCGTGAAGCGTCTTGCGGGGCAGGACAACGGCTGGTGA